The genomic stretch CGCACCAAGTACCGCGCCGACCGGATCAAGAAGAAGCTCGACCGCGCCGGGTTCAGCGCCGTCGCCATCCACTCGAACCGGACGCAGGGCCAGCGCCAGCGCGCCCTCAAGGGCTTCGAGGCGGGCCAGTACCAGATCATGGTCGCCACCGACATCGCGGCCCGCGGTATCGACGTGGACAGCGTCACGCACGTCATCAACTTCGACGCGCCCAACATGCCGGAGGACTACATCCACCGCATCGGGCGGACCGGCCGCGCGGAGTCGACGGGCGACGCGATCACGTTCGTCTCGGCGGAGGAGTCGGCCTACTTCGACGGCATCGAGAAGCACATCGGGCGGCCCATCGAGCAGATCCGGGTCGACGGCTTCGAGCCGCCCGCGATGGCGGCGGCGCTCCAGAACGCGGGCGGCGGCAAGAAGCGCTCCAACCCGAGCGGCCACCGGTCGCGCCAGAAGTCCGGCGGGCAGGGCCAGCGCAACGGAAAGGGCCGCGCGGGCTCCGGCGGGCGCGGGCGCAACGGCGGGCGCGGGCAGCGGTAGCACGAGGCCGACCCGACATGCCTCAGGCCCCGTCCCCTCCGCCTCGGAGCGTCGGCCGCGGCACGAACGCGGCGCGGACGGCGGCGGCGGTCACCATCACGGACAGCAGCGCCACCGGCGAGCCGCCCACGATCACCCCGACCGCGATGTCCTCGTAGACGGTCGACTGTCCGGCGGCGGCGCGCACGCCGTTCCAGGCGGCGACCGCCCACACGGCGGCCGTCAGCACCCACCCGATGCCCATCGCCAGGCGAACGCTCGACCAGGGGCGCCGCGTGAAGAGGGCCAGCGCGGCGAGCGCCACGAACGGCATCGCGGCCCAGGCCATCTTGCCCACCAGTACGCCCGCCCCGGCCGGATCGGAGGCCGGGCCGACCACCTGAACGACGCCGTGCGCGACCAGCGGCATCGCGGCTGCCAGCAGCGCCGGGGCCGCCCACCGGAGGCGCTCGCGCGCCGTCACCGGAGGTCCTGCAGGAACGGGTTCGTCCGCCGCTCGGCGCCGACGGTGGTCCGCGCGCCGTGTCCCGACAGGACCACCGTCTCGTCGGGCAGGGTGAGGACCTCGTCGCGGATGGAGGCCAGCAGCGTGTCGAGGTCGCCCTCCCAGAGGTCAGTCCGCCCGATGGAGCCCTGGAAGAGCACGTCGCCGCCGATCAGGAGGCCGCCCGCCTCGTCGTAGAAGGCGACCGAGCCGGGCGAGTGGCCGGGCACGTGGAGCACCCGGAGCGCCACGTCGCCGAGGCGGACGGTGTCGCCGGCGGCCAGGGCGTGCGCGGCCGGCGGCGGCGGGTCCACGCGGACGCCGAACAGCTCGCCCTGGATGACCGCGTTGGCCAACAGCGGGTCGTCGGCAGGATGCATCTGCCAGCCGCCGTGCTCCGCCTCGGGGAAGCGCCGGGCGAAGTGGGCGCAGCCGAACACGTGGTCCAGGTGACCGTGCGTGAGCAGCAGGTGCCGGACCGTCAGCCCGGCGGCCTCCAGGTACGCCTCGACCGCCTGGCGCTCGGCGCGCGACGCCGTGCCCGGGTCCACGATCGCGGCCTCGCCCTGCGAGGAGAGCACGTACGTGTTCTCGGCGAACGGGCTGACGACGAAGGACTGGACGGTGAGGGGCATGGCGGACAGAGCGAAGGAGGACGCGAACGGGACAGAGTCATCCGGTCGGCTGTGCGAATCGTGCGGGCGTGCATGCGTTCCGGCGCGCGCGCGTTCCCCTCGTCCTCCCCGGGTAGCTTGCCGCCGATGCTGACACGTCTCCACCGCCAGATCCTGAAGGGCCTGCCGCTGCCGTTCGTGGCGGCGCTGCTGACGCTGCTGTTCCTGCTGCTGATGCAGTTCCTGATCCACTACCTGCCCGACTTGGTCGGGCGCGGGCTGCCGCCGGTCGCCGTGGCCGAGCTGATCGCGTACAGCCTCGCCTACATGGTGACGCTGGCCGTCCCGATGGCGTGGCTGGTGGCGCTGCTGGCGTCGTTCGGGCGGCTGGCCGAGAGCCGGGGCTACCTCGTCGCCAAGAGCGCGGGCATCTCGCTGCCGCGGCTGGCGTGGCCCGCGCTGGCGGTCGGCCTCGTGCTGACAGGCGGGATGGTCTACTTCAACAACCAGATGCTGCCCGAGGCGA from Rubrivirga sp. SAORIC476 encodes the following:
- a CDS encoding MBL fold metallo-hydrolase — its product is MPLTVQSFVVSPFAENTYVLSSQGEAAIVDPGTASRAERQAVEAYLEAAGLTVRHLLLTHGHLDHVFGCAHFARRFPEAEHGGWQMHPADDPLLANAVIQGELFGVRVDPPPPAAHALAAGDTVRLGDVALRVLHVPGHSPGSVAFYDEAGGLLIGGDVLFQGSIGRTDLWEGDLDTLLASIRDEVLTLPDETVVLSGHGARTTVGAERRTNPFLQDLR